ttctcTGAAGCTCAGCTGCAAAAGATGGGCTTTCGGTAGTGCAACCTGCTCCCGTGGGCTTTCAAATAAATAGTGTAACAACATCTGTGGCACAAGGAAGGCAACTCATTTCCTTTCCACTGGGTTCTGCCCGAACCCTTTCATTCCCATCCATTTTAATAAGATACCATCGTATACTTTCAATTAAAGCTTTTTCCGCTTCGCTTTCATTGCTAGTTTTCTCTTAATCTCCTGCTCCTCCAAAAGCATTTCTTCTTCGTCTTCTTTGATACCGAGACGTAAACTGAAGAAGCAGAAACAAGAAAAGAAGTCATTAAACACGCTATGATCAAAGGTCCTCTGCGCATAGGGAATATCAGTCTGTCAAACACAGTTATGTCAGATTTTTCTCTTCTTGGGATTCTTGCGTTGCATCTCCTCGAGCTCTCGTCTTTCCTCCTCCTGGTCCTCAAACACTGCCATTCGCAGGCTTATCAGACAATCAGGACAAAGCAATaacagaaaacacacagaaagaGGCAAACAGCGTGATGATttggtgatgatgatgaggaAAACCAAATCAGTTTGCTCAGAATTGGTATTTTTCCAGTAGTAATGAAATTGTTGGCTTACCTTCTAGCTTCTTCTTTTTGCTGATCTTTCCAACTGCTCTCCATAAACTTCAGTGCATAGTCACTTTCATCTTTATACCTGGCAAAATGAAGAATACAACATTAAGCCACTTTGTATTTTATGGCCAGAAACACACGAGCTTTAGGTGCAAATTCAACGCATTGCATTCCTGTTTAGTAGCATGAATCTTTGAAAGGGATTGCGATGCTATATGTTGTGATACGTTGCCATACTGTAAAGCAAGGCGATAtattggatatatatatatatatatatatatatatatatatatatatatatatatatatatatataggataTAATTTAAGGAAAGCAGTCATTGAGAACACACCACCATATGCAAACCTTGGCAAAAAGATTGTGGCGCGCCCTATGCTAGTACTTCTGGTAactgtttaaagggacactccactatttttgaaaatatactcattttccagctcccctagagttaaacatttgatttttaccgttttggaatccattcagctgacctccgggtctggcggtaccacttttagcatagcttagcataatccattgaatctgattagaccattagcattgcgcttaaaaaataaccaaagagtttcgatatttttcctcttctgtagtaacatcgtgtactaagaccaacggaaaattaaaagttgcgattttctaggcagatatggataagataatcaaggactttgctgccctaacatggctgcaggaggcacaatgatatcacgtagtgcccgaaaatagtcccctgctattggaAGATACTAAGGGGTATTATACTAGATACTGAAATAGTCATTTtcagctgctgcgtaatatcattgcgcctcctgcagccatgttacagcagcaaagtctttgattataaTGCCAGaggagagtatagttcctagccatatctgcctagaaaatcacaacttttaatttaccACCAGTATTAGTGCAcgatgttactacagaagagtcaagttttaaagaggaaaaatatcaaaactctttggttatttttgagcgcgatgctaatggtctaattggattcaatgcaatgtgctaagctatgctaaaagtggtagcaccagacccggagatcggctgaatggattccaaaacatcaaatgtaaaaatcTAAATGTTTACCTctgggggagctggaaaatgggcctatttaaaaaaaaagtggagtgtccctttaactatcGCAAAGAAGCATTCACATTTTGGTTTGATTGGTATATTCTGATTCAagacaaaataaacataaactCACTTGTTCTTGTCATAACCAAAGATTTCCCTGATATGTTTTGAAATTTCATCTGGATCTTGGTCGCCATCGTCAATGAAGTCCTCCATTTCTGAGTCGTACTCATCTTCTTCATCCTCGTACGGTCGTTTATAGCTGGATGTTATTGGCGGCAGCGGTGGTCCTTCGAAATCAAACAGgaaaagtttacatttaaatgtcaCTTAAAAATTAGACATATGTCAACAAATGGTTGCCACGTTATACATATTATAACAAAACGTCAGAAAATGGGCATTTATTACAATCTTATTTTCATCATTAACTATGAGTAATGTAAccatatatatattagggccggGATTTTAACgcattaattaagattaattaattacacaaaaaataacgcgttaaacattttaacgcattttaatcgcacttatttttgcaccacagaacatttctcattggatgagATTCGGCGGACCaattatactggagcaccaactagcgttcatgacttcagacaacaacaaaccacagtgaacatgaacgaagaagctgatgagatcgctttggttggccccgtggatgggaattttttttataaaaaagaatGGATGGAAGCGTCGATgagagcatggttgtgtgtaagctatgcaacaaggaattcacatatcaccgcagcacatcgagcctcaagtatcatctcaatgcaaaacatatagcagctagcgtggacgtTAGCCCGAgtacaacgacttggttgaacaaaaataaacaatattttgttgcttaagcttatgtattcagtcattattcatggtataacgttactaaaaatccatgtgaaaaaataacttctcaatgttctcaggtcaaatatttatatgtgattacaatgtgattaatttcgattaattaattacaaagcctaaaattaattaaattaatttttttaatcgagtcccggccctaatatatatatatatatatatatatatatatatatatatatatatatatatatatatatatatatatatatatatatatatatatatatatatatatatatatatatatatatatatatatatatataaccagGATGACCACTTATGACAACTTAATCACAACAAGCACTTACTATGATACTAACTTGCATTACCTCACTAAGCACcacaaaaacaacatttaaGATTCTTTAACATGTCCAGGATAATAAATGCGACTTAAAATATTTGCGGCTTATCCCTTGGCAAATTACTACTagtattagggatgcaccgatactggtatcatgtatcggcctcgataccacattttctaaagtactcgtactcgttaaaagtccccccgataccagggatcgataccacagtctgagaaatgtctatgtttgagcggcgtgtaaggggttaatgcctcgtgttgtccaaagaggcagagtttacaacaaactggaaaactagtcccttgtttttttgttaaattatatgactaaagctgttacctgtaaatttaaatcatgttttttattaagtactcggtatcggcaagtactgaaatgcaagtactcgtactcgtattccaaaaaagtggtatcggtgcatccctaactaGTAATGCACTTACTGTTGAAGTCTACTTAGACTAGACAGATGATTACGTGCTCACCGATGTAATTTCATActtcaaaaacatttacattacaacCCTGTCTATTCTCCTTGCAAATATTGTGCAACTTTCATAAAAGGCCTTTAAAGGggacctattatgcaaaattcacttttatatttattatatttaaattcactttttttttaggttttaatattttttttagggtTTTGACATTGACACTGTATATATCATTACTACTGCCTGTTTTACTGTGTTTGTAAGGTGTCCTTGAGTGTCATGTAAGGCgcctaaaaataaaatttattattattactatattTGAATGCAGTTTTGTGTCCGCACTGTGTGTAAACAACCACACAATGGTAAAAATCCAGCCAATGCTTtgttaaaatcaccataaatcaaAACCAGAATTTGAGCAAACTCCACCCATGCGGATGACAATTTGCACATTATTAGCGTAGAGATCTAACCCTGACTGAATTTTATGTAGACCACCATGTTTATGTCCTTGAGCTACACAAGCAATACCTTGTACCAGAGAAAaaaattcatataaaaaaaacttggcCATCTCTTACCAGGAGGTCTAACCAAGACTCTGTGACCTGAGGCATCGATCATCGTTCTGGGGCCTTGGGGTCCTGGAGGCCTTTGGGCCCCTGGAGGCCTTTGTGGCATCATCCCAGGTCTTGGTGTAAAGTTCTTTGAAGAAATAGTCTCAGCAACAACAGTACACTGTGGTCTACCAGGACCTGAGCCCATGCTATTCACTGGCCTCCCTGAAAAACCGCCTCTCATCCTGTTTGGTCCATTTAAAGGGGCCCTGGAGCCTCCAGGAATCTGCTGCCCTTGCAGACTACCACCCGGTCTTGGTTGCTTTGAGGAATCACCGGAAGAGGGTCGTACAAGTCCATTGCTACCCGGCCGAGGTGGAGCACTGCTCCCTGGTCGTTGTACATTTCCTGGTTTTACCAGTTTTTGAGGATGCCCACCTCGGTCTGAGCTTTTGTGAAGTCCTTGACCTGATCTAGCGGGATCGGATGCAACTCCACTGCGAATTCCAGAAATACTTGGTTTTCCTTGAGGTACTGAGATATTGCCCTTCTTTGGGGCAAGGTCACTTGAGGTTGTGGGCCTTTGGCCCTGTGGGGGTCTGGGTGGTGCTTGTTTACCCTGAAACGAGGGACCGTTCTTTATGGCAACTTTACTATTTAAGGCACCCGAGGAGCCAGAGTTGGTTCTGTTTTCGGTGGGTTTGGCAGAACCATGTGGTCTTTCGTTTGAAGTTTTGGGCTTTGGCTTTTTGCTGGTACTGGCAGATGAATACTTATCTCCAGCTTGCTTGGGCAGCTTCCCATTTCTGTTGTCACCGTCTATGTGTTTCTTTTGGGAATTTGAGCTGGACTGAGATCTGCTTTCCTTCTGCCCTGAATTCTTGTCTGGTTTCACATCCTTCCCTCTGTCTTGATTTTTAACTTTACGCTCCATTTCGAGTTCTCGAATCTCCTCTGCAGTTCTAGGCCTCTCTTCGGTCTTCTTTATTTGTTTCAGTTCAACAGGTTCGAATTGTTTTTTATGTGCAAGCTTCAAAAGTTCTGCAAAGTTCATTGGTGGTGGGGCGGGCCTAGCTGAAGCACTGGGTTTTTTCTGCTTGCTGTCGACTTTGTTGGAGTTTTCAGCACGAGGCTGAGGCTTAAACTTAACCTGACTGTTCTGCTCATCGGATTCGGAATCTGTACCCTCGTAGTTGTAATTGTCCTCATCGTCATACGTGTCGGTTCTTTCCTGTTCCTCATACATCTCCCCCTTTGATCGCCTCTTTTTGGGCTGCTCGACAACGGGGATGCCATTGTAACCTCGGAAATTGTCCTTGGTCCGTGAAGCCATCGCTCGTGCCTTCCTGTCTGATTTGAGTTCCACTCTTTTGGCCAGTAGCTCCTCTTTTGCCTTCTTACTCTCCATTTCTATAAACAGCAAAAGAGGAATTGAAAGATGAAAGTATGCATTATATGAGCTTGCTTCTCCCCCCCAAAAAACTAACTTTAAATAGGTCAGTTGAGAGGAATAACGTCAATGTGGGacagttaaaaaaacattaacataacTGATATTATTAATTCACCGTTTCCAAagtcatttgaaataataagaTCCAGACTTAATAGTTTAAGCCCCTTTAAGTATGTGatgtagaggtcttcacgggtccacatAGATAAGAAAACctgaggtccgacccgagacccaagcgggttcgggtctaaaactTTGATGTGTGCCTTGGACACAggtcacactgcaaaaaatgactttctttcgtatttttgtcttgttttcagtaaaattatcTAAATTTTTTAAACTAAGATGATAAAGAAGGCCtagaaaaaataagtctagtttttagacaaaattagtccttaaaaaaattagtccttaaaacaagcaaaaaaatctgccaatggaataagaaaaaattcttgaaataagtgtacttttcataaacacttaattcaagaaaaaatttcttattccattggcagatttttttgatctgcaaaaaaattattttcaagaaaaaaatttctttgtatttttgacttgttttcagtaaaaatatctaaaaataaatgaagatgctttttcttgatgagcaaaatgacccaagaaaataagtcttgtttttagaccaaaaatataaaattaaagtgattttgtgcataaaacaagttaaaaaaaatctgccattggggtaagcaaaaatttttttaacgtttttcttaaacactaaattcaagaaaaatgtgcttaccccattggcagatttttttggctAGTTATTTGCACAatatcacttaaatttgatattttctgtctaaaaactaaacttattttcttgggttgttttgctcatcaagaaaaagcatcttaatttaagaattttttgatatttttactgaaaacaagtcaaaaatactaagaatttttttttcttgaaaataatttttttgcagttcaataaatctgccaatggaataagaaaacatttatttaattaagtgtttatgaaaaaagtaaacttatttcacaaatttttttcttattccattggcagattttttttgcttgttttgaggaataatttacttaaagtttatattttttgtctaaaaactagacttatttgcTTAGGTCATCTTTATtatcttaattaaaaaaatgtagatatttttactgaaaacaagacaaaaatactaagaaattttggtaacactttaggtAAAAGTGAGAATTGGTCCCTTTATTGGTGTCTTATTAGCTTACATATTGGCTATTTATTAGTGCTTATAAAGGACACATTAATGCCTTGCTCTGCATGACCATATTGTACATCCCTTAACCCAATCTAATACcaataaaatcattttttcttgaaaatcattttttgcggTGCAAAATAGGTTGCGTGTGCGCATTGATTCCTTTCACGTGTCTAAAACTTTCACATGTGCTTCGGACACTGGTCAGGTATAATATTAGTagcatcgggtctcgggtaatttaaaatgaatgtgtttttgccgaatAGAAGACCCAAACTAGCTTGCGTGTGTGCATTGAGTCCTTTTCCGAACCCCTCTCCGTTTGACAAGAACTTGCGTTCATTTTTGTTgagccagacctgtcaatcagttttgaatgcacattttagtaGTAACCTTGGTGTCCCCGTCAGATAATAAATGGAGCTGTGagccaaattggttgcgaggcCACCATTTCTCTTTTTGTCTGACTAGACTGCACACAAGTCGGTGTCATTTATGTTTGAATCCAAAAAATTGCCACTTGGTCGCATTCGGGTCAGGTTAAAAAAtatcctaataataataataatattcgTAATAAAGTTCGGGTGAAAAAAGTGATTGGGTCATTTTGGGTCGGgaacatttctttggacccaaAAAGACCTATAATGTGATGTGGTTTGGTGAACAGATATGTGAGAAACATTTGATGTAAATGAGGTCAAACTCACTAGAATACACCTAATGCCATCATTTTTTGCGTGGTcccttacaaaattaaccatggttttattatagtaaaagtgtaaccAAAATCTTTGTGAGTGTGTTTGTACTAATAACTTGTAAAACCATGATTAAACTAATGTTACTGTAGCAAAACCATGTTTAATTTGTGGTAACTATACTTCaatagtttttgttttatttgtaatacAACCATGGTTAATTTCGTAAAAGGGGTAGAGAGAAACCTAGAGAAGAGAGAAAGATTTTAAATGAATACAATGAAAATACAAAGCTAATGCTAATTTTGTAGTATGTACTACATATTTAGTATGTTTGATACAAGGGTTGGAAGGGttactttaaaagtatattCTGATACAGTACTCCACAGATaacaattttttgcataatgatTATGTACTCCCCGACCCTGTTTGACATCCCCAGGTCTTATTACACTTTACAAAACATGGAAATCTACCTAAAAGGCAcaagtaaatattaaatatgtgtTTCTTCTATAGCAATAAAAGGCTGATAATGTTTCAGATAACTTAAACAAGTCCATACCTTTCTTTCTTTGATCTACGGCCTGCTTCTTCAGAAAGGCCTGTACAGCAGATGAATTGActccttttattttgacatctTTTTTGGGGGGTCCAGTTTTCAAGCTGTACCGTTTCTACAAACCAAACAAATGAGTTAAACCAATAACAGACACGTGGATATAATAGTGGCCTTTATTTAGTCATAGATGTCTATATAACGTCATTTTAATCATATCAACCCAAGTTGTTTAAGAATAGTAACACAATTGAAACATTCATGATAGTCGTACAATACACATGCACTTGGTCATTGCTAATGCCATGGTGTTATACGTGTTggcatattttaaatgttactCACCGGTACGCTGCTAAGCCCTTGATTTTGGGAGGCGATGGACAGCACGCTATCGAAATCCATAGTGACTGCTAACACTGTCCAAAGCTCACTTAGCCAATAGAAACAGCTAGCACTTGTCCAACCGATATCTACTTATTTtacttctttaaatataaaccgAATGTAGATTGTTTTATCTAACGGGTATTATAAAAGAAAGAATAAGGGAAATCCCTCGATTAAATCAACTAGCTTTAGCTTCTGGTCGTCATATTGGATCAGCTGTTGTACATTTAAACCACCAACAACTGTGGATTTTTCAGATATACAAACGAGATTCTTCGCGATGTGAATAATGATACTGGATCAGATGAGTTACCACGAAGTGTCATCAAATGATGTTAAGCAAAAAAGTCTATAAAATAACGCGAACAACGAAATCCTGTGAGATTTGTGTTTTCTAGAACTAATGCCTAACCCCACGTCATCCGGTTCAAATTCGTTCGTCACTTCCGGTGATGTACAGCACgtgttttcttttctattttaatgtaataaaaatgatggagaaaataaaacaataatgtgCTTATGAATTgcaataatttaaaattataaaaattgcaataaattgcaaagcaagaagaaatgtaaataataataataataatattaaataataataataataaattaagaTCACCAGTTATAATTAAAAATCcttttgtgcattttttattctattttttttgtcatataaaATATTTACCTATCAATCTACACGTCTACAAAAATGCACTGATGCTCAATAACTttctaaataatatatttttaatagatTTCCCGAAAGACAAAgtggaaaaaataagaacaagaTTTCTCACTTTTCCACTTTTTCCAAAGGTAAAAGAGGTTCAGTTTAAAactattaattatatttatccTTGTAATGAGTTCCTCCGACACAGATTTAATATGGAGTGTAATAAGTGGACTTTTTGTGAAGCAGACATTGAGTCTTtggaacatttattttatttatgcaaaTTTTCAAAGAAATTCTAGGATGTAATGTAGGTTTTAggattaatgtaatttttttgcatttattttctttgtgttACCTATGTTTATTATCTTTACTTAT
The DNA window shown above is from Paramisgurnus dabryanus chromosome 23, PD_genome_1.1, whole genome shotgun sequence and carries:
- the spty2d1 gene encoding protein SPT2 homolog isoform X3, coding for MESKKAKEELLAKRVELKSDRKARAMASRTKDNFRGYNGIPVVEQPKKRRSKGEMYEEQERTDTYDDEDNYNYEGTDSESDEQNSQVKFKPQPRAENSNKVDSKQKKPSASARPAPPPMNFAELLKLAHKKQFEPVELKQIKKTEERPRTAEEIRELEMERKVKNQDRGKDVKPDKNSGQKESRSQSSSNSQKKHIDGDNRNGKLPKQAGDKYSSASTSKKPKPKTSNERPHGSAKPTENRTNSGSSGALNSKVAIKNGPSFQGKQAPPRPPQGQRPTTSSDLAPKKGNISVPQGKPSISGIRSGVASDPARSGQGLHKSSDRGGHPQKLVKPGNVQRPGSSAPPRPGSNGLVRPSSGDSSKQPRPGGSLQGQQIPGGSRAPLNGPNRMRGGFSGRPVNSMGSGPGRPQCTVVAETISSKNFTPRPGMMPQRPPGAQRPPGPQGPRTMIDASGHRVLVRPPGPPLPPITSSYKRPYEDEEDEYDSEMEDFIDDGDQDPDEISKHIREIFGYDKNKYKDESDYALKFMESSWKDQQKEEARSLRLGIKEDEEEMLLEEQEIKRKLAMKAKRKKL
- the spty2d1 gene encoding protein SPT2 homolog isoform X1, with amino-acid sequence MDFDSVLSIASQNQGLSSVPKRYSLKTGPPKKDVKIKGVNSSAVQAFLKKQAVDQRKKEMESKKAKEELLAKRVELKSDRKARAMASRTKDNFRGYNGIPVVEQPKKRRSKGEMYEEQERTDTYDDEDNYNYEGTDSESDEQNSQVKFKPQPRAENSNKVDSKQKKPSASARPAPPPMNFAELLKLAHKKQFEPVELKQIKKTEERPRTAEEIRELEMERKVKNQDRGKDVKPDKNSGQKESRSQSSSNSQKKHIDGDNRNGKLPKQAGDKYSSASTSKKPKPKTSNERPHGSAKPTENRTNSGSSGALNSKVAIKNGPSFQGKQAPPRPPQGQRPTTSSDLAPKKGNISVPQGKPSISGIRSGVASDPARSGQGLHKSSDRGGHPQKLVKPGNVQRPGSSAPPRPGSNGLVRPSSGDSSKQPRPGGSLQGQQIPGGSRAPLNGPNRMRGGFSGRPVNSMGSGPGRPQCTVVAETISSKNFTPRPGMMPQRPPGAQRPPGPQGPRTMIDASGHRVLVRPPGPPLPPITSSYKRPYEDEEDEYDSEMEDFIDDGDQDPDEISKHIREIFGYDKNKYKDESDYALKFMESSWKDQQKEEARSLRLGIKEDEEEMLLEEQEIKRKLAMKAKRKKL
- the spty2d1 gene encoding protein SPT2 homolog isoform X2: MDFDSVLSIASQNQGLSSVPKRYSLKTGPPKKDVKIKGVNSSAVQAFLKKQAVDQRKKEMESKKAKEELLAKRVELKSDRKARAMASRTKDNFRGYNGIPVVEQPKKRRSKGEMYEEQERTDTYDDEDNYNYEGTDSESDEQNSQVKFKPQPRAENSNKVDSKQKKPSASARPAPPPMNFAELLKLAHKKQFEPVELKQIKKTEERPRTAEEIRELEMERKVKNQDRGKDVKPDKNSGQKESRSQSSSNSQKKHIDGDNRNGKLPKQAGDKYSSASTSKKPKPKTSNERPHGSAKPTENRTNSGSSGALNSKVAIKNGPSFQGKQAPPRPPQGQRPTTSSDLAPKKGNISVPQGKPSISGIRSGVASDPARSGQGLHKSSDRGGHPQKLVKPGNVQRPGSSAPPRPGSNGLVRPSSGDSSKQPRPGGSLQGQQIPGGSRAPLNGPNRMRGGFSGRPVNSMGSGPGRPQCTVVAETISSKNFTPRPGMMPQRPPGAQRPPGPQGPRTMIDASGHRVLVRPPGPPLPPITSSYKRPYEDEEDEYDSEMEDFIDDGDQDPDEISKHIREIFGYDKNKYKDESDYALKFMESSWKDQQKEEARSLRMAVFEDQEEERRELEEMQRKNPKKRKI